The Vanessa tameamea isolate UH-Manoa-2023 chromosome 25, ilVanTame1 primary haplotype, whole genome shotgun sequence genome segment ACTGCCAGAAATAGTCACGTAAGCAAAAAGGGTTATTACACCCCTCCCCTCCTGGCATCTTTCTTTCTCTTTCTTTTGTATAcggtattattttaacgtcttttttattatttatttaattcacacgggatattaatgaaataattgtcattgtcacttattttcaaatgttgataattatttttcattatttagtatataccGAAAGCGACTTTGTTCAGACCATGTGTCCCACGACACTTCtcgtgattttatatatattatataaaaacattcatgTTGACTTGtgacttattttgtaattattttctaattgcAAAGAGATTTTCTATATCACATGATTTGTGGCTTCAATGAAACTCCTAGCAGCAGCTGTCGCATTCAACAAACATGGCTGCGAGAATCCAGACGACGCCACGGCGTTCGAAAAGCTTATATACGTCGCGACTATTGTAGCTGCGATACCCATTAACATCACAATTACGGCTAATAATACGTCGTACCATTTAACTGCGTAATCATTCATGTCAATATCGGCATTCATATCGACGTATTCATTCATAAAAGttctatattttgtttgaacTCTGTGCACTAAAAGCGGGTACTTCACATGATCGTTACCGTTTTGATTACCGTACCCGCCATTTTGATTATCGTTCCCGCCATTTTGATTAGAGTTCCCGCCATTATTGACATGGCTGTCACTAAACTTTACGCTCTTTTTCTTTGGATTATGAGACATAGCGCTAGCTTTAATTTGATATCTTTTATAACAGAGTCTTAGGAAAAATAATGGTGggaatataaacattaatggtCCAGTTAATGTCGATCCAACTAGACTCATAACGAGGTCGAATCTTGGCACCGATTCTCCGAGAAAAACTGCGAATGCGACGATTCCTGAGCGGAGAAGGCAACGTTTTACGccgaattctaaaaaaaaaatatctatatattattaattagtaaggGAAGTACGGACAAAATGACATGTATTAGTCTAGtcaaattacgaaataaaaaaacatgaacgAACACAGTTTGAGGATTTTAAGGGTCGATAGGGGGGTGTATTCTGAGCATAAATTCCAATTTGAGGGGTTGTACTGAGGTCAGCTCAAGGTCATTTCGATGGAAAcgcgtttaatttaatatctcgaGAAATATCagtgttaggcaaaaaattgTAGAGACCTTTTCTCTtccaaatgaaatttattaacttttttatttgaaacttttttttataacattaatatttttcaagttattaCTCACGCAAggcaaaaattttacttttttctctattttttgTCGTTTTCTCCTCaaccattcaattttattaaattttaccgaTTCTCAAAGTGTAGATcttttaattatgtacaatttttgtctgaaaCTTTTTTCTGTAATGCCAATAACTTCGGAGTTATACATTACTTTACCGAGCGAAATCCGCTTTCTGAGAAGAAATAGAAAGTTggttacgatgttttccttgttTCCTTTGGGCTCATGCGTAATGTGCTGATGcccaaacaatttatttgtgaaCTGTgttcttaaaaaattatatgtcatTATGTCCTTACCTTATATGTCATTTTGTCCGTACTATATGGGCAACATGGTTTTTGTGAttagttacattttttcttaatatatattttattatagttcctACTTAATTAAAAGACTGTTACTGATAGTCAATAAACCTAAGACGAATAAAAACGATTGAGACTGATTAtaataccattaaataaataaataaatatgattaaaaaacaaaacaccctGTCATTTTGTCCGTGCTTCCCCTACCACCTAAAATTATATCCTGTGTAAAAGGTGCGAATACTAACTCCAAGCTTTTTATCGTCCATATAACCACAATAAATGcctcatttattaatttgcaaatatacaaattacgaattgttgaatatatattaaattttcaaattaacaatatatatttaattggtgtataaagaaataaagaaaatcttaCCTCTGGGTATCTTGAGCAAGTCCTCAATATGAAGGAAGAGGGCGGAGTTACTGACGGCGCTCGAGAAACAAAGTTGTAATGTGACCAGCAGGGCCAAgatgtataatataaacgatGGCGGTATGCCtggtaacaaaaatattcgttaaatgCATTCCAGCTGTACGAGAAAGTGGTACCTGTGTGTAACGGTGATATTATGAGGTGAAGTGAGTTGTAACCGGAGTGAAGCGGAGTGTTGCGGTGAGGTGAGGTGAGATGGGGAGACGAGAGGAGCAAGGTTTTGACggttgtcaaaatatatttgaaatatgagCATGTTAGGAGAGATGACATTTGCTTCAGAAAAAAAAAGAGAGTGAAATagaataattactaatttaagtTGTATTGCATTATTAGCAGTAAAGTTTATTTGTCATCTGCCTTTTATATGTCGCTACAATTTAAATAGTGGAGGAAAATGTTAGAAAAAAGTCTTtgataagtagatacgtattatATTTGTCAGTAAGTCAGAAAGCTATGTTAGAGCAGGCAACAATACAGAAAATACTATGCAACtctaatttatagtatttttttttatgtgagttAGGTTGGCGGAGcaacaaatgggtcacctgattaTGTACCACTGGCCATAGACCAGCGCTgtacgaaatgttaaccatgccttacttcgccaatgcgccatcaaccttgggagctaagacgttatgttccttgtgcctgtagttactgactgactgactgacgcTGACTCATCACATCATATTTCTCAAAGTAGcgaataatagatttatttcattgtgttttCACTAACAAGTGAAAACATAAAGATCTTGTTAGATCGGATACCGATTTTCACTATTTTGTCACTCCTACCTCCAACACAAGCTCTTAATGGAGGGGAAAGTAGGAAAATTTGCAATTCCTTCCAAAAACAAGTGAAttagtattcattttaaaaataatgacgggATAAAACCTCTCCTGATACAACTCTATCAAATTAACATAACATCCGTTGATTCGTACTGATGGTCTGATGATCTTCAAACAAGGTAAGTATTTTAAGCTTCCTCTAATAGGTAAGTTCATCGACATTGGACATCCAGCAGTTGACTTTCACTAAATAGGTGAGGAGTTCATCATGGAAGTCCAGACTTCCAATGTCGACTTTCACGGCTTAATACCATACTTTTTCTTTTAGGAAAGTAGAACAGACTAAACATTACCTTGCAGTATATTACTTTCGATATTGTTTCCATATCTATTCGCAGCCACCAACGAGGTGACGGTGAACAGGAGACCGGTGATGGTGAACGCGCCGAGAACTGCCGAGTTGATCTTTCGACTGTCCTTCATGTCCACTTGAAGGGTAAGCAACATCGGATGGATATCGAACTGATGGTAACACACAGATGTAATTTTAAggcaaagtataaaaaaataaaaaataatcaaaacatcCTTAGAAATGCAAACCTCCAGGGAAGGCCCACCAGGGAAACCCAGCCGTGggtttgtatttaatacatgAAACAGTGAAAAAAATTTTATCGACTGTTAGTATTTAACCTAATTGTAAATTTTGCATCAACACATTGTTATTGGAAAACCACCCGAGGCACCAACTAACCAGCTAAATACGACAGAAATCATCAA includes the following:
- the LOC113401825 gene encoding uncharacterized protein LOC113401825, with the translated sequence MNRNREAGPSATKPTTVTMFHDRYTAGETTGGLSVLFTALCIVDLFGVFPIVALPKSIISCGVYGIPLVVAVFSLQLYTAVLLGRSWLLAHEISPDIREKSRFPYAAVAELAFGTKTKRLVTFLIDATVFGAGIPNFIFASQSMQLFWWKITDGAVGVSYCIWMIIIGLLLCPVMWLGSPKDMKPVALSSVCIVTTVAVSTWVCIYLDDTSPPPSGDVLQHEPGPRDFLVAYGIIAFQFDIHPMLLTLQVDMKDSRKINSAVLGAFTITGLLFTVTSLVAANRYGNNIESNILQGIPPSFILYILALLVTLQLCFSSAVSNSALFLHIEDLLKIPREFGVKRCLLRSGIVAFAVFLGESVPRFDLVMSLVGSTLTGPLMFIFPPLFFLRLCYKRYQIKASAMSHNPKKKSVKFSDSHVNNGGNSNQNGGNDNQNGGYGNQNGNDHVKYPLLVHRVQTKYRTFMNEYVDMNADIDMNDYAVKWYDVLLAVIVMLMGIAATIVATYISFSNAVASSGFSQPCLLNATAAARSFIEATNHVI